A genomic window from Nostoc sp. TCL26-01 includes:
- a CDS encoding ParM/StbA family protein, with translation MNLLLSLDPGSSMTKMIYRVLDSTPYKPPELFCMEPELIAIAKESIDLYKSGRLNSPNPENEAWVEFDSEYYAVGFLAQKHFEAQVKLSELKYENAIPKVLAAVGAIATKWGLGTSFTLSLALLLPYGEWEDRERLERGLTAALSNFSFRSQQFSVNLECFECMPEGGGLVLTRSKKLGANFNQLSIAVLMFGFRDISAVRFERGLSSGSSASLGLAWMLEKIKNRTSGQNLQDLLWAIHQSGATPKAKYFKSLARSKKAEFRAEEVTQIIEVATMARKEYWAKVSDWLKSHVPANVDQVIIGGGTSEYLSNELKAFFAHTKISWAAELEEDVRLAFNLPPHKDALILRVTDVYGLFRYLQNQVTYLPVNALTDA, from the coding sequence GTGAATTTATTGCTCAGTCTTGACCCTGGTTCTTCGATGACCAAGATGATTTACCGTGTCCTTGATTCCACACCATACAAGCCCCCAGAATTATTTTGTATGGAACCAGAGTTAATCGCCATTGCTAAAGAATCAATTGACCTATACAAGTCAGGTAGGCTCAATAGCCCCAATCCAGAAAATGAGGCTTGGGTAGAATTTGACTCTGAATATTATGCAGTAGGATTTCTAGCACAAAAGCATTTTGAGGCTCAGGTCAAGTTGTCGGAACTCAAGTATGAAAATGCCATTCCCAAAGTATTAGCAGCAGTAGGAGCGATCGCCACAAAATGGGGATTGGGAACAAGCTTTACTTTATCACTGGCGCTGTTGTTGCCTTATGGGGAATGGGAAGATAGAGAGCGATTGGAAAGGGGTTTAACGGCGGCGTTGTCTAACTTCTCCTTCCGTAGTCAGCAGTTTTCTGTAAACTTGGAATGCTTTGAATGTATGCCCGAAGGTGGGGGACTGGTACTAACCCGCAGCAAAAAACTGGGGGCGAATTTCAATCAGTTGAGTATAGCTGTGTTGATGTTCGGCTTTCGGGACATCTCCGCCGTCAGGTTTGAGCGCGGATTATCTTCTGGTTCATCAGCTAGCTTGGGGTTGGCTTGGATGTTAGAAAAAATCAAAAACCGCACTTCCGGGCAGAATCTACAAGATTTATTGTGGGCGATTCATCAATCAGGAGCTACCCCCAAAGCCAAATACTTTAAATCTTTAGCCAGGAGCAAGAAAGCTGAGTTTAGAGCCGAGGAAGTCACACAAATTATTGAAGTGGCAACTATGGCACGTAAGGAATACTGGGCGAAGGTATCAGATTGGCTCAAAAGTCATGTTCCTGCCAACGTGGATCAGGTGATTATCGGTGGCGGCACATCTGAATATCTAAGTAACGAGCTAAAAGCCTTTTTTGCTCACACCAAAATTTCCTGGGCAGCTGAATTAGAAGAGGATGTGCGCCTAGCGTTTAACTTACCTCCGCACAAAGATGCGCTGATTCTCCGTGTGACCGATGTTTACGGATTATTTCGATACTTGCAAAATCAGGTGACTTATTTGCCTGTGAATGCTCTAACAGATGCGTAA